The nucleotide sequence GTTATCGTTCGGCCGTGCCGGGCTCGCTCACCGACCCCAGATCAGGGATCGGTACTGCTGGGCGGACCTGGGCTGGAACTTCGTGGGCAGCAACGTGAAACGGTCCTGCTCGTTGAAGTAGAGCTCGTAGAGCAACTGCCCCGGTTTCGGGTGCCACGGGTCAGCGGCATTCGCCCGGAACCACTCGTTCATCAACTGGTAGTAGATCGGCAGGTCCGCGCCCGTGCCCTCATCGAGGGGGTCGCCGTTGCCGGCCCATTCGGCCACCGCGAACGGCACGCCCCATTCCTGCGCCAGCAGCCGGTGCTTCTCCAGGCCCAACGGCTGGCCGTTCTGATCGGCCGTCAACTTCGCGGTGAACTCGGCGGCACTCCTGGTCACCACCCAGCTGTTGTAACTGTCGACGGCATAGACCTGCACCACCTGGCGCCCGGCCGCATCACGCCCCGGCCAGAGTTTGCGCAGGTCGATGCCCATGCCGGCGCTGGTGCCATCCGAGGGGCACAGCACCAGGTTGGCCCGGGGCAGGATCTGGTACCTCAGCGTGGAGTACCGCGTCAACGCCGCGGCGAAGTCCGCCTCTTCGCCGCCCCTGACCTGCCAGGGCATGTCCTTCAGATTCATCTCGTGCGCGAAGCGGATGTAGAGCAGGGCGGGGTCCCGCGGTGCCCAACAGCTCTTGATGCGCTGGAGGTTGGCGCGCCAGCGGGCGTCGTAGGCCCCGCGCGCGGCCTTCGCCCAGGTCTCGCCCTTGCGTCCCTCGATGGCACCGATGGCCAGGTCCAACGGCTTGTTCCACCGGGACCACAGGCCGCCGACGCAGATCGAGTGCATCTCGACCATCTGGGCGTTGCCGTTGTCCCAGACCCCGGCCACCGACACGGTCTCGCCGCGCCAGCGTTCCCAGGTGCCGTTCACCCCGACCGCGTCCGATGCCCCGACGCCCGACCACCACACGCCCGCGGTCGCCGGTTGTGCCGCACCGGCCCGGGCGGCGGACGGCGCGGAGGACGGCGCTGCGGGAAGGCCCTGCTGCGCAAGGGTCTCGGTGTCGAGAAAGCGTCCGTCCTCGCGGGTGAGCCACCCTCGTGGCGCGAGCACCATCACGGCGAGGGCCACCAGACTCGCGACGACGGTCACGAGGCCGAGGACTTCCCAGACGCTGGCGCCTCCCAGCGAGATCCGACGGGCGCGTGGTTCCTCGAACCGCGGGGCGAACGGGGACGAGAAGGCGGCCGAGAAGGACGCCGTGGTCGGGTCCGTGGTCGGGTTCAGGGACGGGCTCAGGGCGGGTTCGGGCGCGCGCCCGGCTGTCCGTCGTACGGCCTGGTCGGCAGCCCGGTCGGCCCGTCGATTCCGTCGGCTCGGTCGAGCCTGGCGATCCGGGCGACTCTCGCGATCCGGTCGATCCGAGCGATCCGGGCGGCCCTGACGGGCCTGCCGTCGGCTCGGGGGTGGCGGTGGTTCAGCACGATCACTGCGCTGGCTGCGTCGGGTGGGCAATGGCTCCGCGTCCGCTCGGCGACGCGGCCGGGGCATCGGCGCGCCGTGTCCTGCGGGCGCCGGTTCGGGTGGCGGGGCCGCCCACCCCGGGTCTCCGGAGGGCATCTCGGGAGCGATCCACCAGCTGTTGTGAGCGGCCGCGGGAGCCTCGGGCGTCTCCCACCAGTGCTCACCGGTCGGGGGAGCCGGCGCCGACTCGCTCCGCGCACTTCGTCGGCTGCGCCGGGTGGGCAGTGGTTCGGGCGCCTCGCGTCGACTGCGGCGGCTGGGCACTGCCTCCACCGCATCCGATGGCTCGCGCCGTCTCGCCCCGCCCACCTGAACCGACTCCCCGAGACTCGGTGGTCGCTGCCCGGGTCCTGCGGCAGCCGATGCCAACGAGTCTTACAGCGGTTTCAGTGATCGTCACCGTCTGTAGGGCAGACTTGAGGGTCGCATAGGAAGGCCCTACCTGTCGGGCACGCTGTGCCCCAATGATGCAACGCTCAGTGAGATCGCTTCTGCGGACGCCGCGCCGTCCGGTAGGCCAGACCTGACACCAGGTACACCGCGGCCACGGCGACGAACAGCCCCGGCGCGTAGCCGTCGGGGGGCAACACCAGGGCGCACACGCCCGCGGCGGCCACGAAGGTGATGTTGAACAGCACGTCGTAGAACGACATCGCCCGGCCCCGAAAGGCGTCGTCGGTGTGAGCCTGCACGATCGAGTCGACGCAGATCTTGGTGCCCTGCATCGCGATGCCGACCGCGAACCCGGCGGCCAGCGCCATCGGGTAGGTGGTCACCGCCGCGAACAGGGCGGCCTGCGCGGCCGCGAACACGCAACACAGCACGATCCAGGTCTCCATCCGCATCCGCCGGGTCACCGCGGGGGTGATCACAGCAGCGACGAAGAACCCGGCCCCGGACACCACGAACGCCACCGCCAGAGCCAGTGCACCGGCGTCCGGATCGGCCGGGTCGGCGAAGGTGGCCCGGCACAGCAGGAACATCGCCACCGTCACCAGGCCGTAGGCGAAACGTTGCCCGCCCACCACAGCCAGGGCGTCGAAGGCCGGACGGCGCCGCCACAGGTGCACGCTCGCCTCGCCCAGCCCGACGGCGACGCCGCGGACGGCGGCCGGCACGTCGGCCCACGGCAGCCGGTCGGCGTCGTCCGGCCCGAGCAGGTCGCGGTGCATCGAGCGGGCCGTGGCGGCCGAGGTCAGGTACATCGCCGCGGCGAGGACGACGATCAGCGCGTCGGTGCCGTCGCCGGCCCCGACCACCTGCCGCACTCCCACGGCAACCCCCGCGCCGAGCAGCGCCATCACGGTGCCGCTGGTGGTCGAGACCGCGTTGGCCATCACCAGCTCATCGCGCACGACGACATGCGGCAGACTCGCCCCGAGCCCGGCCAGGAAGAACCGGTTGATCGACAGACAGACCAGCACGAGCGCAAACAGCGGCAGGCCGATGGTGCCCGTGCCGACCAGTGCCGCGACCGCGAGCACCACCGTCGATCGGATCAGGTTGGCTCGTACCAGCACCTGCCGTCGACTCCACCGGTCGAGCAACACCCCCGCGAACGGGCCCACCAGGGTGTACGGCAGGATCGCCACGGCGAAGGCACTGGCGATCGCGCCGGCGCTCGCGGCCCGCTGCGGGGAGAAGAAGAACAGACTCGCCAGGGCGGCCTCGAAGGTCCCATCGGCCAACTGCGAGGCGAGCCGCGTCGCGTAGAGCCGGCGAAAGTCACGGCTGCGCAACACGATCCGCAGATCGCTGACGAATTGCCCGCCGATGCCCACGACCGCACAGGCTACGGCTCCGAGATGCGCCGGCGGGCACGGTGATCGCGCGAGCCGGCCACTCGTGATGCGGGACGGCGCGGGGTCGTCACCGAGGGTTGTCGACAGCTACTCGGTGGTTACTCGGTGGCAACTCAGTGGCAACTCAGTGGGAACTCAGTGGCAACTCAGAAGGAGGTCCTCAACCGGCGGGTCGAGGTCAGCTGTGGAATCGGCGCGCCGTCTGCTGCAACTGACCGGACAGTTCGCCGAGGCCGGCAGCCACTGCACGCAGTTGATGTGCCTGGTCCGTCGTGGTTCGCGCGGTGTCGGCCACGGCGTCCACGTCGACCGCGATCGTGCTGCTCTGATCGACGGCCTCGCCGATGCGCCGGGACAGGTCGTCCGTCGTGGCGCTCTGCTCGTCGATGGCCGCGGCCACCACGGTCTGCAGGGCGTTGATCCGGTCGATCACGTCGGTGACCTGCGTGATCGCCCCGACGGCGGCACCGGTGTCGGTCTGGATGGCCGCGATCCGGGCCGAGATGTCCTCGGTGGCCTTGGCGGTGGCGTGGGCCAGCTCCTTGACCTCGTTCGCCACGACGGCGAAGCCCTTGCCCGCCTCACCGGCCCGGGCGGCCTCGATGGTCGCGTTGAGCGCCAACAGGTTGGTCTGTTCGGCGATCGAGGTGATCACCTGGGCCACCTCGTCGATCTGACGGCTCGACTCACCCAGCTGACGCATCGTGTCGTTCACGGTCTGGGCCACGGCGCTCGCCTCACCGGCCACCCGACTGGCCTCGGCGGTGCTGCGGGCGATCTCACCGATCGAGTTGCCCATCTCCTGGGTGCCCACGGCCATGGTCTGCACGCTGTCCGACACCTGGTGCGCGGTGGCCGTGGCCGCCCCGGCGCGGTCGGCCGACTCGCCCGCGATCTGCGTCAGTGAGGCCGCGAAGCGGTCGAGGTCCTGGGAGCGGGAGGCGAGGTCGGCCGCCTGGGAGTTCAGGCTGTTGGCCGTCTCGACCATCGATCCGAGGAAGCTGTTGATCGTCGTGGCCACCAGGCTCACCTCGTCCCGGCCGGTCTCGTCCAGCCGGGTGCTCAGGTCACCGGCCCCGCGCGCCAGGTCCCCGAGCCGCGACCACACCTGGTTGAGCGGTGAGGCGATGCTGCGGGCGATCAGGCCGGCGGTCAGGATCAACAGCACCAGGCCGAGGACGCCGACCAGCCAGACCCAGCGTTCCCCCTGGGCGGCGGCGGAGGTGCTGCGATCGGCGACCGCCTGGCCCGCATCGGTGATCTTGGCTGCCAGATCGCTGGTGGCGGTGGCGGCTGTCCCGAACGCCTCCAAGGAGGAGCCGGACGCCAACTCGTTGGACGCCGCGACGGCGGACTTGGTGCCGGTGCGGTAGCCGCTCACGATCTTCTTGTCGATCTCGAGGAACGTCGCGAAAGCCGTTGTCGCGGTGGACAACAGGGCTGCCTGCTCCGCCGGCAGGTGAGCCGCGCCGAGCTCGGCGTACAACGTCTGCAGCGCCGCGGCGGAGTTCACGAACTCCTTGCGCTGGCCGACGCCGTCCTCGGCTGCACCGGGGACGCCACGGTTGAAGTCGAAGGCATATCCGGTCTGCCAGCCGGCGACGTCGGCGGTGCGGAACTTGGCCTCCATGGCGACATGGCTCAGTTCCAGGGCCTGCGACGTCGCGTGACCGGCGACCTCCTGCTCCCGCAGGCGGCTGATGGAGGTCGCCATCATGACCACGCACACGAGGACGCCGAGTGCGGCGATCACCGTGATGCGGGTGGTGATGCGCCAATTGCGCAGGACAACGGACATGACGCTCCCTGGGGGCCCGAAGGGCTGAGTCACGCAGGGCATCGGGCACCCTGGGGCGGTCCTTGAGGCATCCGGCACACCGATGACTCGATCAGACCCCGAGTCAGCTGGTCTGAATGTCCGAGCCTCCTGCGCAGGCGAGGGCTCGGCCCGGACCTATTCTGATCACCATGTCGATCGGCCCCCCGCAACACGTCTCGGCGGTGCAAGGCGTCGCCGACGAACTGCGCGCCGCCATCCACCGTGGCGATCTCTCGACCGGCGACCGGCTGCCGGCGGAGCGCGACCTGGCCGCGCAACTGGGCGTCAGCCGGATCACGTTGCGCGAGGCGATCCGGATCCTGGTCGAGGAGGGTTATCTGCTCGCCCGACGCGGTGCGCGGGGTGGCACCTTCGTCACCGAACTCGAGGTGCCCTACGGCCGCTGGTTGAGCCGCATGCGGAGCAACATCGCCGAGTTCGAGGATCTGTTGGAATTCCGGATCGCGGTCGAACTCAGAACGGCCAGCCTGGCCGCTCTCCGGCACACCGAACCTGACCTGGCGCTGCTCGACGCGACCCTCGACCAGATGCGCGAGGCCACCGACCGAGCCGGGTACCGCAGTGCCGACCATGCGTTTCACCGGGGCCTGGCCGAGGCGGCGCGCAGCCCACGACTGAGTGAGGCCATCGCCGCAGCCCGCGGCGAGCTGTTCCTGCAGACCGATCGCCTGATCTACGACGAGCTGATCGACGACACCATCACCGAGCATTGCGCCATCCTCGAGGCGGTCCGGGCCCGCGACCCCGCGGGGTCGGCGGCGGCCATGCAGGCACATCTCGAGCTCACCCGTCAGGGGCTGAGGGCACTCCTGTCGCAGTGATCCTGACCGAGATGGTGGGAGCTCCAACCCCTGGCCCTCGAGGTGCAGCTTTCGTACCATTGGGCGTTCTCGACACCGGAGGTCCCGTGACCCCCACCTTCGACCCCTCCGTCGGCGGGGATGACGCCCCGGACCATGCAGCTCCTCCGTTCGCCCTCGACGACCGCCTACCGGCGAGCCGGGACCTGATCGCCGGACGGCGGTGCGTACCGGGCCTCGTGCTGGACGGCACCCTCGACGATCCGAACACCGGGCTGCCGCTGGCTCCCCGATGCGCGACCCGCCCCGAGGACGTCGACCGCGCCCTGGCGGCAGCGCACGCCGTCCACGAGCAGGGCAGCTGGGCGGCGGCGGGTGTCGAAGGGCGTGCGGAGGTCTTGCTGCGCCTGGCCGACGAGCTGACCGCCCGCACCGAGTCGATGGCGCTGGCCGAGTCGCTGAACACCGGCATCGTGCTGGGGGTCACCACGGCGATAGCGGGTGGCTGCGCCGATCAGGTGCGCGGTCTGGTCGAGCAGCTGCGGGCCGCGGGCACGGTGACCGAGCTGCCGGGCCGGGGCCGGGGCGGGCCGGTGCGGCTGCACCGCGACCCCTGGGGTCCGGCGGTGGTGCTGGCGCCGTGGAACGCCCCCTCACCCACGGCGGTCGGCACGTCGGCAGCGGCGCTGGCCGCGGGCTGCCCGGTCATCCTCAAGCCCAGCGAGTGGGCGCCGGGCAGCAGCGACCTGTTCGCCGAGGCCGTGGTCGCCGCCGGCGTGCCCAGCGGGGTGTGCCAACTGGTGCACGGTGATCGCCGCACCGGGGCTCAACTGGCCGGTGACCCCCGGGTCCGCGCTGTGGCCATGACCGGCGGCCTGGCGGGTGGGCGGGTGGTCGCCTGGTCGGCGGCCGTGAACTTCACTCGGCTGCAGCTCGAGTTGAGCGGCAACAACCCGGTGATCGTGCGGTCGGACGCCGACCTGGCCGTGACCGCGGCCGCGTTGGCCGCCGGCATGACGAAACTCAACGGGCAGTGGTGCGAGGCACCGGGTCGGGTGTTCGTCCCCGCCGAACGGC is from Kineosporiaceae bacterium and encodes:
- a CDS encoding MFS transporter, coding for MGGQFVSDLRIVLRSRDFRRLYATRLASQLADGTFEAALASLFFFSPQRAASAGAIASAFAVAILPYTLVGPFAGVLLDRWSRRQVLVRANLIRSTVVLAVAALVGTGTIGLPLFALVLVCLSINRFFLAGLGASLPHVVVRDELVMANAVSTTSGTVMALLGAGVAVGVRQVVGAGDGTDALIVVLAAAMYLTSAATARSMHRDLLGPDDADRLPWADVPAAVRGVAVGLGEASVHLWRRRPAFDALAVVGGQRFAYGLVTVAMFLLCRATFADPADPDAGALALAVAFVVSGAGFFVAAVITPAVTRRMRMETWIVLCCVFAAAQAALFAAVTTYPMALAAGFAVGIAMQGTKICVDSIVQAHTDDAFRGRAMSFYDVLFNITFVAAAGVCALVLPPDGYAPGLFVAVAAVYLVSGLAYRTARRPQKRSH
- a CDS encoding methyl-accepting chemotaxis protein; its protein translation is MSVVLRNWRITTRITVIAALGVLVCVVMMATSISRLREQEVAGHATSQALELSHVAMEAKFRTADVAGWQTGYAFDFNRGVPGAAEDGVGQRKEFVNSAAALQTLYAELGAAHLPAEQAALLSTATTAFATFLEIDKKIVSGYRTGTKSAVAASNELASGSSLEAFGTAATATSDLAAKITDAGQAVADRSTSAAAQGERWVWLVGVLGLVLLILTAGLIARSIASPLNQVWSRLGDLARGAGDLSTRLDETGRDEVSLVATTINSFLGSMVETANSLNSQAADLASRSQDLDRFAASLTQIAGESADRAGAATATAHQVSDSVQTMAVGTQEMGNSIGEIARSTAEASRVAGEASAVAQTVNDTMRQLGESSRQIDEVAQVITSIAEQTNLLALNATIEAARAGEAGKGFAVVANEVKELAHATAKATEDISARIAAIQTDTGAAVGAITQVTDVIDRINALQTVVAAAIDEQSATTDDLSRRIGEAVDQSSTIAVDVDAVADTARTTTDQAHQLRAVAAGLGELSGQLQQTARRFHS
- a CDS encoding FadR family transcriptional regulator, with protein sequence MSIGPPQHVSAVQGVADELRAAIHRGDLSTGDRLPAERDLAAQLGVSRITLREAIRILVEEGYLLARRGARGGTFVTELEVPYGRWLSRMRSNIAEFEDLLEFRIAVELRTASLAALRHTEPDLALLDATLDQMREATDRAGYRSADHAFHRGLAEAARSPRLSEAIAAARGELFLQTDRLIYDELIDDTITEHCAILEAVRARDPAGSAAAMQAHLELTRQGLRALLSQ
- a CDS encoding aldehyde dehydrogenase family protein, whose amino-acid sequence is MTPTFDPSVGGDDAPDHAAPPFALDDRLPASRDLIAGRRCVPGLVLDGTLDDPNTGLPLAPRCATRPEDVDRALAAAHAVHEQGSWAAAGVEGRAEVLLRLADELTARTESMALAESLNTGIVLGVTTAIAGGCADQVRGLVEQLRAAGTVTELPGRGRGGPVRLHRDPWGPAVVLAPWNAPSPTAVGTSAAALAAGCPVILKPSEWAPGSSDLFAEAVVAAGVPSGVCQLVHGDRRTGAQLAGDPRVRAVAMTGGLAGGRVVAWSAAVNFTRLQLELSGNNPVIVRSDADLAVTAAALAAGMTKLNGQWCEAPGRVFVPAERHDELVEALLAELSGLTIGSSLAPSTDLGPISHWRHLTRLTEQVDDAVAQGAHALTPAMELPDQGWFMAPTVIVGLDPQDAVDEIFGPVITVHPVASDEAAVAAANATPDGLAGYVFGRDLEAALDLGARLRGGEIKINGTSLLDLTDASHQSFWGTSGYGGHGAGEALEFFRGNRIVGVDNPDVPI